In a genomic window of Candidatus Babeliales bacterium:
- a CDS encoding aquaporin — MMMLKKTYLAELVGTFFLTFAVCLTGNPLAIGLILTAMIYIGKNASGAHFNPAITLAAWFKGKFKNEDLCWYLASQTIGAFLACVLFFVLSHNTYSPHPLDTIKLWEALLIEALFSFILVSVWLTLDADKTKGGNTDGLIIGLTLTAILFCAGELTGSTFNPATGVGALLLTLIKTGPSSLMHLVTYLVGPLLGALLATLFQKKIS, encoded by the coding sequence ATGATGATGCTCAAAAAAACCTATCTGGCCGAACTCGTTGGCACATTTTTTCTGACCTTTGCCGTGTGCCTCACCGGCAACCCTCTGGCAATTGGTCTTATCTTAACCGCCATGATTTACATTGGCAAAAACGCCTCCGGCGCACACTTTAACCCTGCAATTACCTTGGCTGCGTGGTTTAAAGGCAAATTCAAAAATGAAGATCTTTGCTGGTACCTAGCCTCACAAACCATTGGCGCGTTTCTTGCTTGCGTGCTCTTTTTTGTTTTGTCACACAATACCTACTCCCCACACCCGCTCGACACTATAAAACTCTGGGAAGCTCTTTTAATTGAAGCACTCTTTTCATTTATTTTAGTCAGCGTGTGGCTCACACTCGATGCCGACAAAACAAAAGGCGGCAACACCGACGGCCTTATTATTGGCTTAACGCTTACCGCTATTCTTTTCTGCGCTGGCGAACTGACCGGCAGCACCTTTAACCCTGCAACAGGCGTTGGCGCATTGCTGCTTACTCTTATAAAAACAGGCCCAAGCTCACTCATGCATCTGGTTACGTATTTGGTTGGTCCACTTCTTGGCGCACTTCTTGCCACACTCTTTCAAAAAAAAATTAGCTAA
- a CDS encoding branched-chain amino acid transport system II carrier protein, translating to MNFSNIISVGFAIFAMLFGAGNVIYPLVLGRDFGSNVWFALAGFVVTAVFVPLIGLVATMLCDGQYKKLLGSLGRIPASLIALVCMVLIGPFALTPRTITVAHAAVKLYLPWFSIFYFSLVSGALIFCATVKQSKVIDILGTFLGPIKVGLLLIVIIKGLLNPHELLPATAPILDSFFTGLTTGYATGDLLAVIFFSGLILSGLRKGIDGALDYKKLAIMGLLSGLVGAFLIGLVYTGFCLVAAFNGAQIANVADGDIFSELSRIILGNVGGVLPNITVAISCFATAVALTVVFATYLQKEVFAGKLSYRVALITTITISTIMSNLGFSGIMKVTMPVISLIYPALLVLALVQSAHVLFGFKWIKVPVFATFAVTVVMYYWSYITPFLPAVLV from the coding sequence ATGAATTTTTCTAACATAATTTCTGTTGGCTTTGCCATATTCGCTATGTTGTTTGGTGCAGGAAACGTTATTTATCCGTTGGTTCTTGGCCGAGACTTTGGTAGCAATGTTTGGTTTGCGTTGGCCGGCTTTGTAGTAACTGCGGTATTTGTTCCACTCATTGGCTTGGTTGCCACCATGTTGTGCGACGGGCAGTATAAAAAATTATTGGGCAGCTTGGGTAGAATTCCAGCTTCGCTCATCGCGTTAGTGTGCATGGTTTTGATTGGACCTTTTGCATTAACACCACGGACCATTACCGTTGCCCATGCGGCGGTTAAGTTGTACTTACCATGGTTCAGCATTTTTTATTTTTCACTTGTTTCAGGTGCATTGATCTTTTGCGCAACGGTAAAGCAAAGCAAGGTTATCGACATTCTTGGTACCTTTTTGGGACCGATTAAAGTTGGTTTGTTGTTGATTGTAATTATCAAAGGCTTGCTTAACCCGCACGAGTTGCTTCCTGCTACCGCACCAATTTTAGACAGCTTCTTTACTGGCTTGACCACTGGCTATGCAACGGGCGACTTGTTGGCCGTTATTTTCTTTTCAGGCTTAATATTGTCGGGCTTGCGCAAAGGTATTGATGGCGCGCTTGATTACAAAAAGCTTGCAATTATGGGCTTGCTTTCAGGCTTGGTAGGTGCATTTTTGATTGGCTTGGTGTATACCGGTTTTTGTTTGGTTGCAGCATTTAACGGCGCTCAAATTGCCAACGTTGCCGACGGCGACATTTTTAGTGAATTGTCTCGCATCATTTTGGGTAATGTTGGTGGTGTGTTGCCAAATATTACTGTTGCAATTTCGTGCTTTGCTACCGCGGTTGCGCTTACCGTTGTGTTTGCAACCTACTTACAAAAAGAGGTGTTTGCAGGCAAGCTCAGTTATCGTGTTGCATTGATTACCACCATTACTATTTCAACAATTATGTCCAACTTGGGCTTTAGCGGCATTATGAAAGTTACCATGCCGGTCATTTCGTTGATTTACCCAGCGTTGCTTGTGTTGGCGCTTGTTCAAAGTGCGCATGTGTTGTTTGGGTTTAAATGGATTAAAGTGCCGGTGTTTGCTACTTTTGCAGTTACGGTAGTTATGTATTACTGGTCATACATAACGCCATTTTTACCTGCAGTACTTGTTTAG
- the ruvB gene encoding Holliday junction branch migration DNA helicase RuvB — MSLEAPVELLSLQEIAEDKLFTFEPSTFDDYLGQSVIKEKLNVYVKAAKMRNEHLDHLLIFGPPGLGKTTLARVIAKELDVDFRVTSAPVIERTGDLVAIISSLEPKAVLFIDEIHRLPKNVEEILYSAMENFCVDVIIGQGAGAKSIRLPINPFTLIGATTKTGALSGPLQTRFGIVERIDFYEPAELAAIVDKNATFLGMPIEAAAALTIGQRGRGTPRVVKRILRRVRDFAQVHNYKIIDTAVVNQALQFLDIDEDGLTKLDRKVLIHIIKDFEGGPVGIETLAAITGEDKDTLEDFCEPYLIRLGLLQKTSRGRQIASRKIISLKRKLFGETFEEQKSLTE; from the coding sequence ATGAGTCTTGAAGCGCCAGTAGAATTACTCAGTTTACAAGAAATAGCTGAAGATAAGCTATTTACTTTTGAGCCGTCAACATTTGACGACTATCTTGGTCAGTCAGTAATTAAAGAAAAGTTAAATGTGTATGTCAAAGCGGCAAAGATGCGTAACGAGCATTTGGACCATCTTCTTATTTTTGGCCCTCCCGGTTTGGGTAAAACAACCTTGGCGCGCGTTATTGCCAAAGAACTTGATGTTGATTTTAGAGTTACTAGTGCGCCCGTGATTGAACGAACGGGCGATTTAGTGGCTATTATTTCAAGCCTTGAACCAAAGGCCGTTCTTTTTATTGATGAAATTCATCGCCTGCCAAAAAATGTGGAAGAAATTTTGTATAGCGCCATGGAAAACTTTTGTGTTGATGTGATTATTGGCCAAGGTGCCGGTGCTAAATCAATTCGTTTACCGATTAATCCTTTTACGCTGATTGGCGCTACAACCAAGACTGGTGCGCTTTCTGGCCCGTTGCAAACGCGCTTTGGTATTGTAGAGCGTATCGATTTTTACGAGCCAGCAGAGTTGGCAGCTATTGTAGACAAGAATGCTACGTTTTTGGGCATGCCTATTGAAGCGGCAGCGGCGTTGACTATTGGCCAGCGCGGGCGAGGTACGCCGCGGGTGGTAAAAAGAATTTTGCGCCGCGTGCGTGATTTTGCACAAGTGCATAATTATAAAATTATCGATACCGCGGTAGTAAACCAAGCGTTACAATTTTTAGATATTGATGAAGATGGTTTAACAAAACTTGATCGTAAAGTTTTGATTCATATTATTAAAGATTTCGAAGGAGGGCCGGTTGGTATTGAGACATTAGCTGCAATTACGGGAGAGGACAAAGACACACTCGAAGATTTTTGTGAACCATACTTGATTCGCTTGGGTTTATTGCAAAAAACCTCTCGTGGACGACAAATTGCTTCACGAAAAATTATTTCGCTCAAACGAAAATTGTTTGGCGAGACATTTGAAGAGCAAAAAAGTTTAACAGAATAA
- a CDS encoding dipeptidyl peptidase 3: MNIIIKNIMAGTLCHFSLHATAPQGVFMRLNNPPASIEQFHEIAVKFNENLVDLYNNLATPERIMLYYLWRASLPGNRIATDQLHRHGIQIMDLFKTIENNRTKLAQASAQDLGCDPDQFIKDAQTYLIYLWSNHGQYFLREHRDEKRTPQTIGLATLTPETLTNALSLIGIENAQTKITELQQTLFDASFEPTCTIPNSIEQSAVNMYAPNFTEQDYQQLTAHERNKLNAYFDCDTSNNVRTPRMTPYAVQGRYGKELGVAQHWLKLAHEHALKNPTHFDNHFAKSLEYLVGHLEEGDEELFKLHSIEWLKSNSALDYNFGFIETYNDPKSQRGHFQAEATIKAVDIKKLNAILPSIERDMPLPPTFKRDVLDKGAACIPNASINNKVFGTGGLGPMFITAAYCLPNDEDIRSTYGSKQIIYPAEKGLETMLNADLSRRLFNLKDEADWLAKHDPNNELAQDIWNVQCILHETIGHGSGRLATHTFVDGEKLLIGGQTYNVGDTIAVTNKNVSEFLSGYESTIEELRAEINALYISINHLPALKAAGLLTAWEGKLTNDEMINQLILGMAKTGLRRYLQQNETATEISGDHARANCTIMYYLIDAGALELVEEKVEVNGKQHTVVGLRVADLAKTYAKITQLMQLVQHIKSTGDGLAARDLVETYGRPLRHPEYLKALKENKQAIVGHLKATAVLSPHLSPVFDDNNTVIDIKAEWPNNAFEQIKHYAQLELSTV; this comes from the coding sequence GTGAATATAATAATAAAGAATATTATGGCAGGAACACTCTGCCATTTTTCTTTACACGCAACAGCACCACAAGGAGTTTTTATGCGCTTAAACAATCCACCAGCATCAATTGAACAGTTTCACGAAATTGCCGTAAAGTTTAATGAGAATCTTGTTGATTTGTACAACAACCTGGCAACACCTGAACGCATTATGTTGTATTATTTGTGGCGAGCAAGCCTACCAGGCAACCGCATAGCCACCGACCAACTGCACCGACACGGCATTCAGATTATGGATCTATTTAAAACAATCGAAAATAATCGCACAAAGCTTGCTCAAGCTTCGGCCCAAGATTTAGGCTGCGATCCGGACCAATTTATTAAAGATGCTCAAACGTATCTCATTTATTTGTGGAGCAACCACGGCCAATATTTTTTACGCGAGCATCGGGACGAAAAGCGCACACCACAAACAATCGGCCTTGCAACACTCACACCAGAAACACTTACCAACGCACTCAGCCTTATCGGCATTGAAAATGCTCAAACAAAAATTACTGAGCTACAACAAACACTCTTTGATGCCAGTTTTGAACCAACCTGTACCATTCCCAACAGCATTGAACAAAGTGCGGTCAATATGTACGCGCCAAACTTTACCGAGCAAGACTACCAACAACTCACCGCACACGAACGTAATAAACTTAATGCCTATTTTGATTGCGACACCAGCAACAATGTACGCACGCCGCGCATGACGCCCTACGCCGTGCAAGGCCGGTATGGCAAAGAGCTGGGCGTTGCGCAGCACTGGCTCAAACTGGCTCATGAGCACGCACTCAAAAACCCTACTCATTTTGATAACCACTTTGCAAAAAGTTTGGAATATTTGGTGGGGCACCTGGAAGAAGGCGACGAAGAGCTCTTCAAGCTCCATTCAATAGAATGGCTCAAAAGCAACAGCGCACTGGACTACAACTTTGGTTTCATTGAAACCTATAACGACCCCAAATCGCAACGCGGGCATTTTCAGGCAGAAGCAACTATTAAAGCGGTCGACATAAAAAAACTTAATGCTATCTTGCCCAGCATTGAACGCGACATGCCGCTTCCACCAACCTTTAAGCGTGATGTACTGGACAAAGGTGCTGCCTGCATTCCTAATGCTTCAATCAACAATAAAGTATTTGGCACCGGCGGGCTTGGGCCAATGTTTATCACCGCTGCTTATTGCCTACCCAACGATGAAGATATTCGCTCAACGTACGGCTCTAAACAAATTATTTACCCGGCAGAAAAAGGGCTAGAAACAATGCTCAACGCAGACCTTTCTCGTCGACTTTTTAACCTGAAAGACGAAGCCGACTGGCTAGCAAAGCACGACCCCAACAATGAGTTGGCACAAGATATTTGGAATGTGCAATGCATTTTGCACGAAACAATTGGCCACGGTAGCGGTAGGCTTGCAACGCATACTTTTGTTGATGGTGAAAAACTTTTAATTGGCGGGCAAACCTATAATGTTGGCGACACCATTGCGGTCACCAACAAAAACGTCAGTGAATTTTTGTCGGGCTACGAAAGCACTATTGAAGAGCTGCGCGCAGAAATTAACGCGCTTTACATCAGTATCAATCATTTACCAGCACTTAAAGCCGCTGGCTTGCTGACCGCGTGGGAAGGCAAATTGACCAACGACGAAATGATTAACCAACTTATTTTAGGCATGGCTAAAACGGGCCTGCGCCGCTATTTGCAACAAAACGAAACGGCAACTGAAATTTCTGGCGACCATGCGCGCGCCAACTGCACAATCATGTACTATTTAATTGATGCCGGCGCACTTGAACTGGTTGAAGAAAAGGTTGAGGTTAACGGCAAACAGCACACGGTGGTGGGCTTGCGCGTTGCCGACTTGGCAAAAACGTATGCCAAAATTACCCAGCTCATGCAGCTGGTGCAACATATTAAATCAACCGGCGACGGCTTGGCTGCACGCGATTTGGTTGAAACGTATGGCCGTCCGCTACGCCATCCTGAATATCTGAAAGCATTAAAAGAAAACAAGCAAGCAATTGTGGGGCACTTAAAAGCTACTGCTGTCCTCTCTCCACACTTGAGCCCAGTTTTTGATGATAACAACACGGTTATTGATATTAAAGCCGAATGGCCAAACAATGCGTTTGAACAAATTAAACACTACGCACAGCTTGAGCTTTCAACGGTTTAA
- the rpmH gene encoding 50S ribosomal protein L34, with the protein MSITYRPSNKKRKRKHGFRKRMATSKGRDVLNRRRAKGRKRLAV; encoded by the coding sequence GTGTCAATAACTTATAGACCAAGCAACAAAAAACGTAAAAGAAAGCATGGCTTTCGTAAGCGTATGGCAACTTCCAAAGGCCGCGATGTTTTGAACCGTCGCCGAGCTAAAGGGCGCAAACGCCTTGCCGTTTAA
- a CDS encoding ribonuclease P protein component, producing the protein MTVFKIMKIPHKMFSFQKKEIDAAFAKARIAGRCNGLKLLQTAMPIEPGSGKLLIIVPGKTGKAHDRNLVRRRLKSIFYEEGLYQKPVHGILLVYKPALDLSFDQLKDFLVKCYS; encoded by the coding sequence ATGACTGTTTTCAAAATTATGAAGATTCCCCACAAAATGTTCTCGTTTCAAAAAAAAGAAATTGATGCTGCCTTTGCAAAAGCCCGAATCGCGGGTAGATGCAACGGACTCAAACTTTTGCAAACCGCCATGCCAATTGAACCAGGCAGCGGCAAGCTCTTAATTATTGTGCCGGGAAAAACTGGCAAAGCACACGACCGCAACCTGGTCCGCCGGCGCCTTAAAAGTATCTTTTATGAAGAAGGTCTGTACCAAAAGCCAGTCCACGGAATTTTATTGGTTTACAAGCCAGCGTTGGACCTCAGCTTTGACCAGCTCAAAGATTTCTTGGTGAAATGCTATTCATGA
- the yidD gene encoding membrane protein insertion efficiency factor YidD: protein MKLHHRFIIAFFDLIRPFFGYMNVCCIYPFSCSDYAKLTLQETFFPIALIKITLRVLSCNPLTALALRLFSRFN from the coding sequence ATGAAGCTGCACCATCGTTTTATTATTGCCTTTTTCGATCTAATCCGCCCTTTTTTTGGGTACATGAACGTCTGCTGCATTTATCCCTTTTCGTGCTCAGACTATGCCAAACTCACGCTCCAAGAAACATTCTTTCCTATCGCACTAATCAAAATTACCCTGCGCGTGCTCAGCTGCAATCCGCTGACGGCACTGGCATTGCGCCTTTTCAGTCGCTTTAACTAA
- a CDS encoding insulinase family protein: protein MEFFAKYKMLFGFTFMLVCVAGFLFVWLRMYRSRGMSQSFFRTRPNFLISTEGVTKHTLENGMTLLIFKNNSIPKVLMQIAYNVGSYVEEGGERGLAHLIEHMIFKGTQKMSETDIDEIARKYGVSHNAFTSKDVTSYYFESNKNNWKPFMSVLADCMQNARFDDQHLASELKAVVQELKMYKDDYWSMMFEKINSVLFPANHPYHYPIIGYKDDLMNLSSDTLKAFYKKYYTPDRATLFVIGDVNPDEVIQEVNEQFGSLTADHEAQIHSFPRLPIDLSTQHTTLFEDIATEQLGFYWRIPGLKDEHEMLSSMAAYLLGGGEGSRMHRALVDEHKVASSIGVYAEKYMEEGVFAILLEPVNGKREECLRIVREELKKAVDKGFNDKELEHVTKTQAKRFFQRMQQFKNFTYEWLTSFFATGDEFAVFKRVNKFVEIESADVQKFIAQYLDPILVNQIEVIPMPDACKKLSERAKKESDQQDEDLLAKYERTLPIEGPKLAETFAQPSMLDFTFPKPHKTLVLNNGLKVLLHQNHYLPLLSVNCKFKESFYLSNSREGVVLDLMMEMLMEGSKGFAKKDNVDFFEFHGAGYSFGATGAGLSMLNADADIIFERFVHVLTHPTFPSEALEKLKNIAVDAFLRSKDEITDRGIRELKSMIYKNHPFGWQIDEAIEMAKAMTVADAARLHKEYLSPENMILTVVGDFDMQAMEATIRSVFEKMPAGKEVTVQRPTLDFTPNQVSDIRMVRDQVVLLFGRPSPVTIYHPDLIPLKILNYIGFYSLGSRLFKLREQSGLFYTAFGGWASNASKDTGFDYVGAILSPDKLEVAEKGIRSLIEEMGHHGITQVELDGARQLYLKSLIDAVSNNAAVAELLGSLEAFGLGFDYYDKALKQVQTIELDQLNKLCAQYFTMNDMDRVRVGRVG from the coding sequence ATGGAATTTTTTGCAAAGTATAAAATGCTGTTTGGGTTTACTTTTATGCTGGTGTGCGTTGCTGGCTTTTTGTTCGTTTGGCTGCGCATGTATCGTTCGCGCGGCATGAGCCAATCATTTTTTCGCACGCGCCCCAATTTTTTAATTTCGACCGAGGGTGTTACCAAGCACACGCTAGAAAACGGCATGACGTTGCTTATTTTCAAAAATAATTCAATTCCAAAAGTGCTCATGCAAATTGCTTACAACGTGGGTTCATACGTTGAAGAGGGCGGCGAGCGTGGCCTGGCGCATTTAATTGAGCATATGATTTTTAAAGGCACGCAAAAAATGTCAGAAACTGATATCGACGAAATTGCCCGTAAGTACGGTGTTTCACACAATGCGTTTACTTCAAAAGATGTGACCAGTTATTATTTTGAATCGAACAAAAATAACTGGAAGCCGTTTATGAGCGTTTTGGCAGACTGTATGCAAAATGCACGTTTTGACGACCAGCACCTTGCTTCAGAGCTTAAAGCAGTGGTGCAAGAATTAAAAATGTATAAAGATGATTACTGGTCAATGATGTTTGAAAAAATTAACAGCGTGCTCTTTCCAGCCAATCATCCGTACCACTATCCAATTATCGGCTACAAAGACGATTTAATGAATTTGTCGTCCGACACACTTAAAGCCTTTTACAAAAAATACTACACGCCAGACCGTGCAACGCTGTTTGTGATTGGTGATGTTAACCCTGACGAAGTAATTCAAGAAGTTAATGAGCAGTTTGGTTCGCTTACCGCAGACCACGAAGCGCAGATTCATTCGTTTCCGCGCCTGCCAATCGATTTGAGCACGCAGCACACAACGCTGTTTGAAGATATTGCCACTGAGCAGCTTGGTTTTTATTGGCGTATTCCGGGTCTAAAAGATGAGCACGAAATGTTGTCGAGCATGGCGGCGTATTTGTTGGGCGGCGGTGAGGGCAGCCGCATGCACCGTGCGTTGGTGGACGAGCACAAAGTTGCTTCATCAATTGGTGTTTATGCTGAAAAATATATGGAAGAGGGTGTCTTTGCTATTTTGCTCGAGCCGGTTAACGGCAAGCGTGAAGAGTGCTTGCGCATTGTTCGTGAAGAGCTTAAAAAAGCAGTAGATAAAGGTTTTAACGACAAAGAGCTTGAGCATGTTACCAAAACGCAAGCGAAACGCTTTTTCCAACGTATGCAACAATTTAAAAACTTTACCTACGAATGGTTGACCTCATTTTTTGCCACCGGCGATGAATTTGCCGTGTTTAAGCGCGTAAACAAATTTGTTGAAATTGAATCGGCTGACGTTCAAAAGTTTATTGCGCAGTATTTAGATCCAATTTTGGTTAATCAAATTGAAGTGATCCCAATGCCGGACGCGTGCAAAAAATTGAGTGAGCGTGCTAAAAAAGAGTCTGACCAGCAGGACGAAGATTTATTGGCAAAGTATGAGCGCACGCTGCCTATTGAAGGGCCAAAACTGGCCGAAACGTTTGCTCAGCCAAGCATGCTCGACTTTACCTTTCCAAAGCCGCACAAAACGTTGGTGCTCAATAATGGTCTTAAAGTTTTGTTGCATCAAAACCATTACTTGCCACTCTTGAGTGTTAACTGCAAGTTCAAAGAATCTTTCTATCTTTCCAACTCCCGCGAGGGCGTGGTGCTTGATTTGATGATGGAAATGTTGATGGAAGGCAGCAAAGGTTTTGCCAAAAAAGACAACGTCGACTTCTTTGAGTTTCATGGTGCGGGCTACAGCTTTGGCGCCACCGGCGCAGGACTTTCTATGCTCAATGCCGATGCCGACATAATTTTTGAACGCTTTGTGCATGTGCTTACGCATCCAACGTTTCCCAGCGAAGCGCTAGAAAAACTAAAAAATATTGCGGTTGATGCATTTTTGCGCAGCAAAGATGAAATTACCGATCGTGGTATTCGCGAACTTAAAAGTATGATTTACAAAAATCATCCATTTGGTTGGCAGATTGATGAAGCGATTGAAATGGCTAAAGCAATGACCGTTGCCGACGCTGCGCGCTTGCACAAAGAATATCTGTCGCCAGAAAATATGATTTTAACGGTGGTTGGTGATTTTGATATGCAAGCAATGGAAGCCACCATCCGTTCAGTATTTGAAAAAATGCCTGCCGGAAAAGAAGTTACGGTGCAGCGCCCAACGCTTGATTTTACACCAAACCAAGTTTCCGATATCCGCATGGTGCGCGATCAAGTGGTGTTGCTCTTTGGCCGACCATCGCCGGTAACTATTTACCACCCCGACCTTATTCCGCTCAAGATTTTGAACTACATTGGTTTTTATTCGCTTGGTTCGCGCTTGTTCAAATTGCGTGAACAATCTGGGTTGTTTTATACCGCTTTTGGCGGTTGGGCGTCTAACGCCAGCAAAGACACCGGCTTTGATTATGTTGGTGCTATTTTAAGTCCGGACAAACTTGAAGTGGCAGAAAAAGGTATTCGTTCATTGATTGAAGAAATGGGCCACCATGGCATTACGCAGGTAGAGCTTGATGGTGCGCGCCAGCTGTATTTGAAATCATTGATTGATGCGGTTTCAAACAACGCTGCGGTTGCTGAGCTGCTTGGTTCGTTAGAAGCTTTTGGTCTTGGCTTTGATTATTACGACAAAGCGCTTAAGCAAGTACAAACAATTGAGCTTGACCAGCTTAACAAGCTGTGTGCTCAGTATTTTACTATGAATGATATGGATCGAGTTCGTGTTGGTAGGGTAGGCTGA
- a CDS encoding glycosyltransferase family 9 protein, whose product MKILIVRVSAIGDVVHTLPAFFLLKTCLPEAQISWVVQNKAVSLLRDQPFLDKLWVLPDKFLAPRNWQATKKIVHEMRQTNWDAIIDFQGILKTTILMLGLKGTKYGFDYQNARSGMTSFFTNKHTAPVYQNIIQKNLALASSVVADLSQATSCPTVDQLHQHCSLTIKAEQQNVVDEWLAKNTIQKYILVAPNTTWASKHWPLDQWQRLLEIFSHEQATTYRNHTVILLGKDFGDQAEMLAAFCKERNLTIALAPKWDLITTSYLIEKAQLLIAPDTGLLHIADFFGTKSIGIFGPTNAQKHGPFLMSQNQKNAIQVPCAHFYQKTHGAEQKDSNVQDCMYKLTPDQILERVHANL is encoded by the coding sequence ATGAAAATTCTTATTGTCCGCGTTTCGGCAATTGGCGATGTGGTACACACACTGCCTGCATTTTTTCTCTTAAAAACCTGCCTTCCAGAAGCACAAATCAGTTGGGTTGTGCAAAACAAAGCGGTTAGCTTGTTGCGCGACCAACCTTTTTTAGACAAGCTCTGGGTACTGCCAGACAAGTTTTTGGCACCACGTAACTGGCAAGCAACTAAAAAAATTGTACACGAAATGCGTCAGACAAACTGGGACGCTATTATTGACTTTCAAGGTATTTTAAAAACGACTATCTTAATGCTGGGCCTAAAAGGCACTAAGTACGGCTTTGACTACCAAAACGCCCGCAGTGGCATGACGTCGTTTTTTACCAATAAACACACAGCCCCGGTTTATCAGAATATTATTCAAAAAAATTTGGCATTAGCATCGTCAGTTGTTGCCGACTTGAGCCAGGCAACCAGCTGCCCAACCGTTGACCAGCTGCATCAGCACTGCTCGCTGACTATCAAAGCAGAGCAACAAAACGTGGTTGATGAGTGGCTGGCCAAAAATACCATACAAAAATATATTCTTGTGGCTCCCAACACTACCTGGGCTTCAAAACACTGGCCGCTTGATCAATGGCAAAGGCTTCTTGAAATCTTTTCACATGAGCAGGCAACAACGTATCGCAACCACACCGTTATTTTGCTGGGCAAAGATTTTGGCGACCAAGCCGAAATGCTGGCAGCATTTTGCAAAGAACGTAATTTAACCATTGCACTTGCACCGAAATGGGATTTAATTACCACTAGCTACCTGATTGAAAAGGCACAGCTGCTTATTGCGCCAGACACCGGCTTGCTGCACATTGCCGACTTTTTTGGCACAAAGTCTATTGGCATTTTTGGACCAACCAACGCACAAAAGCACGGGCCATTTCTTATGAGCCAAAATCAGAAAAACGCAATTCAAGTTCCTTGTGCGCATTTTTACCAAAAAACTCATGGTGCTGAACAAAAAGATAGCAATGTGCAAGACTGCATGTATAAACTAACACCAGACCAAATACTGGAACGAGTACATGCAAACCTTTAG